The genomic interval GAAAATACTGAGTTAGAAGAAAACAGTGGAGAGATGTTATTAGAAATTGAACCAGTTAAGTACAAATTAGAAAATGTTGAGTTAGATTTAGCAACTCAACACGAAAGACAAATGGATCCTCAAGTGTATGAGGAACGCATTTTAAGAAACGATGACGATGTTGCCGCTACCGTAACGACTGAAATAGAATACAAGTATAATTATACTTTATCTTGGGGTCACGGACACGGCATCGCAATCGGTCTGAACACAACAATAGTAATGAGCGATGGAACAGTATTTCCGCAAATCGAATGGGCGAACCCATTCAGTGAGGAAAGAAAAGAACTTTATAAGCTGGAAAAGTATCTGGAACCGGGAACCGCATGCAATGTCACCTTCAGAGGGAACAACACAGACCGTGATGTGCAATACACAGCAAAATTAGTGACCTACTATAGAGACAATGATTCGCGATCGAGACAAATGAGAGGAGAGCGAATCGAAAACACAGTAGAAGTTGAAGCTGTATACGGTGAAATCTATTACACTGTGAACAACACACTCGTGCCCATAACCACGACTACCACGACTACCACTACCACGACCACTACAACGACACAAGCGCCACCACAAGAGCCTTCATCATTAGAAAAGAACGACGTTGGCATGATAATGGACAGCAATGATATATTGGTAGACAGCAGCGAAGATATGGTGAAAGCCCCACCCGCTAAAGAAGACATAAATCGTTCTGTGGTCGGAGGGCTTGGCAGCAAACCGGAGAACGGCGCTAATACCAGGATTATTTGCTTTACGTTGTTTGTGCCAATATTTGCGCTTCTTCTtctataaaatgtatgaaatgtaGCTTACCTTGTACATAGAAAAGAATATATCATTAACTTCATAGTTGCTTGACGTTATTAGAGGTATTATGGCAACTATTCTTACCGCAGTTGTTTATTGCCCGAGACTAAGATAGTATTCCTcggtatattttgtaaatagaGAAAGTTTTTGGTTTTACAAGACATTCCtgttaaatattttcattccaAATGTATAAATGAAGGACCGAAAACAACAATTGTATATAGATTTTGTAAATAGTTAAGAATATGAAAGTCGCACAGCGACAACAAAAGATCTTTTCAATACGAAAGATGCATTGGTTAGATTTGTTTTTGAAATATAAGTAGAGTAGGGCACTTTTACCAATTACAAAGCACTAGTTTTGTTTTAAGACCAATACTAATT from Maniola jurtina chromosome 1, ilManJurt1.1, whole genome shotgun sequence carries:
- the LOC123881199 gene encoding protein unzipped; translated protein: MTTMKKTKHCSSGWWVVLLTATLAVGAIADAGVGLYNARLKQIVTSSTLKWATLRKEAMENYVIGAESQQGPIYLCRTRHEGDMLLGQLRPDYTSCAVSGSKSYTVFEVLENIENASLIIWNSWYKFNSKPSGGVVVDSSVDSVFIGRIKADKGFSHNIGRIIYDSTVGHLITFDEENTELEENSGEMLLEIEPVKYKLENVELDLATQHERQMDPQVYEERILRNDDDVAATVTTEIEYKYNYTLSWGHGHGIAIGLNTTIVMSDGTVFPQIEWANPFSEERKELYKLEKYLEPGTACNVTFRGNNTDRDVQYTAKLVTYYRDNDSRSRQMRGERIENTVEVEAVYGEIYYTVNNTLVPITTTTTTTTTTTTTTTQAPPQEPSSLEKNDVGMIMDSNDILVDSSEDMVKAPPAKEDINRSVVGGLGSKPENGANTRIICFTLFVPIFALLLL